A single window of Meiothermus sp. DNA harbors:
- a CDS encoding ABC transporter substrate-binding protein: MRKVLVVLLAVLGLAGLALAQTTVRVGVLLPISTVAGKAALNGVQLGVDQVNAGGKVKIELVVVDDGNAPAAAVPALTKLMTVDRVDIVIGGLASGVTFALSGPVKQYNPLFLCIGAASSVVEQAFSDYGRFFHYHPWDYHNVAAALEFFKYLHDNGARRVAILYEDGPFGSAGIQVYRQQLQNQGYTVQAEPFKSGSGSFTAILTRFKSFRPDILYWIGYDVDALPIAAQTRQVGLEPKLIYGAPPAWPLGFEKNNLSNDVAGMTAWLPSVANNESRRFVTQYRRKFGEITDEYMAPMGYVIALSLGKAVEAANSTDKDRIAAELAKVQMDTPFGPLSFKPSDTGRTRFQGFNQSIWFQFQYLEGSRRPVFPTSRAARPLRFPGNY, translated from the coding sequence ATGAGAAAAGTTCTGGTAGTTCTTCTGGCAGTTTTGGGTCTGGCCGGCCTTGCGCTGGCCCAAACCACGGTTCGGGTCGGAGTGCTGCTGCCCATCTCGACGGTGGCGGGCAAGGCTGCGCTCAACGGGGTGCAGTTGGGCGTAGATCAGGTGAATGCAGGAGGAAAGGTCAAGATAGAGCTGGTAGTCGTGGACGACGGAAACGCGCCTGCGGCCGCCGTACCCGCCCTGACCAAGCTCATGACGGTGGATCGGGTAGACATCGTCATCGGGGGGCTAGCCTCCGGGGTGACCTTTGCCCTCTCCGGCCCGGTCAAGCAGTACAACCCGCTGTTTTTGTGCATCGGCGCGGCCAGCAGTGTGGTGGAGCAGGCTTTTAGCGATTACGGGCGCTTCTTCCACTACCACCCCTGGGACTACCACAACGTGGCGGCGGCCCTCGAGTTCTTCAAATACCTCCACGACAACGGCGCGCGACGGGTCGCCATCCTCTACGAAGACGGGCCTTTTGGCTCAGCGGGTATCCAGGTGTACCGGCAGCAACTGCAAAACCAGGGCTACACCGTGCAGGCCGAACCCTTCAAGTCGGGCTCCGGCAGCTTTACGGCCATCCTGACCCGGTTCAAGTCCTTCCGCCCGGACATCCTGTACTGGATTGGCTACGACGTGGACGCCCTGCCCATTGCCGCCCAGACCCGCCAGGTCGGTTTGGAACCCAAGCTGATTTATGGCGCGCCGCCCGCCTGGCCCCTGGGCTTTGAAAAGAACAACCTCTCCAACGATGTGGCCGGTATGACCGCCTGGCTACCCTCGGTGGCCAACAACGAAAGCCGCCGCTTTGTGACCCAGTACCGCCGCAAGTTTGGTGAAATTACCGATGAGTATATGGCTCCCATGGGCTACGTAATTGCCCTGAGCCTGGGCAAGGCGGTAGAGGCCGCCAACTCTACCGACAAAGACCGCATTGCCGCCGAGCTGGCCAAGGTGCAGATGGATACACCTTTCGGCCCCCTTTCCTTCAAGCCCTCGGATACCGGCAGAACCCGCTTCCAGGGCTTCAACCAGAGCATCTGGTTCCAGTTCCAGTACCTGGAAGGTTCGCGTCGTCCGGTCTTCCCGACCAGCCGTGCCGCCCGTCCACTGCGGTTCCCTGGCAACTACTAA
- a CDS encoding MaoC family dehydratase gives MRFKVGDSASYTQTIGEAHIAQFIGAVGDTNPLHVDAEFARKSRFGQRIAQGILVAGLISTAIGTKLPGVGAIYLGQTLKFLRPTFIGDTITATVRVKAVREDKPILTLETVCTNQRGEQIISGEATVLYEEVVA, from the coding sequence ATGAGGTTCAAAGTCGGCGATTCGGCCAGTTATACCCAGACCATCGGCGAAGCCCACATCGCGCAGTTCATCGGGGCAGTAGGCGACACCAACCCCCTGCACGTAGATGCAGAGTTTGCCCGCAAGAGCCGCTTTGGGCAGCGCATCGCCCAGGGCATTCTGGTAGCCGGGCTGATTTCCACCGCCATCGGCACCAAACTACCGGGGGTGGGAGCCATCTACCTGGGCCAAACCCTGAAGTTTCTGCGGCCCACCTTTATCGGTGACACCATTACGGCTACCGTCAGGGTCAAAGCCGTCCGCGAAGACAAGCCCATCCTGACCCTGGAAACCGTGTGTACCAACCAGCGGGGCGAGCAGATCATCAGCGGAGAGGCCACTGTCTTGTACGAGGAGGTAGTCGCGTGA
- a CDS encoding alpha/beta fold hydrolase: protein MPRISVNGTELFYQLDGGIPSPSRPTLVLLNGIFQRTEAWEPLMPYLQGFPVLRYDMRGQGKSAVPEGPYTPELHADDLHALLAALEIGRYHLLGLSNGGVVAQVYATRQPSGLQMLVLLCTTARVDPLIRAKVRSWQLALEWGGTLGRLQIALPWIWGRAFLEAHPEIDTPASLEQMFLAAPSMEAQHNLMNGFLTLGDLRPQLSNIKAPTLVLSGEEDLLFPPLYSQEIAKAIPGAIHQVLPGVGHVAALENTPLLVQHLTAFLEAA, encoded by the coding sequence ATGCCTAGAATCTCCGTCAACGGCACCGAGTTGTTCTATCAGCTAGACGGGGGCATCCCCTCACCAAGCCGCCCTACGCTGGTTCTGCTCAACGGCATCTTCCAGCGCACCGAGGCCTGGGAGCCCTTGATGCCTTACCTGCAAGGCTTTCCGGTGCTGCGCTACGACATGCGCGGACAGGGCAAAAGCGCCGTACCCGAAGGCCCCTATACCCCCGAACTCCACGCCGACGATTTACACGCACTTCTAGCGGCACTGGAAATCGGGCGCTATCACCTGCTGGGGCTTTCCAATGGAGGGGTTGTAGCACAGGTATACGCAACTCGGCAGCCCAGTGGCTTGCAGATGCTCGTTCTGCTCTGTACCACGGCTCGAGTAGACCCCTTGATCCGGGCCAAGGTGCGAAGCTGGCAGTTGGCCCTGGAATGGGGTGGCACCCTGGGACGCTTGCAGATTGCGCTGCCCTGGATCTGGGGGCGGGCCTTTTTGGAGGCCCATCCGGAGATTGACACACCCGCATCGCTCGAGCAGATGTTTCTTGCAGCCCCCAGCATGGAAGCCCAGCACAACTTGATGAACGGCTTTCTAACCCTGGGCGATCTGCGGCCCCAGCTTTCAAACATCAAAGCCCCCACCCTGGTGCTCTCGGGCGAGGAAGACCTGTTGTTTCCGCCTCTGTATAGCCAGGAAATAGCCAAGGCCATTCCCGGAGCCATCCACCAGGTGCTACCGGGTGTGGGTCACGTCGCAGCCCTAGAAAACACTCCTCTTCTGGTTCAACATCTCACAGCGTTCTTGGAGGCGGCATGA
- a CDS encoding class I adenylate-forming enzyme family protein yields MELNTNWLARLAEYHPSRPAVLWRGRWVSYAELYQRAERAAGSLAGLGIQKGDRVGVLSLNHLGYLELYFAAPLLGFIPTLFNHRLSETELQGLLEYTGPKVLFYGEDFAALARRLHPSPLPLEALQTLPKGPLLPYQAALEDTALILFTGGTTGLPKGALIPYRQLLVNAFQTSLSWGLRPEDRYILATPMFHAALNALATPLLYLGGSLLIQEKFDPAEYLRWVSEHQVSLLFLVPTMYQMLAQHPDFATANLQSVRWAISGGAPCPAPVREAFKAKQVRFKQGYGLTEAGVNCFTLELDEAEQFPESVGRPMPHLWARLVDANGQEADEGELWLSGPVVMAGYYGRPHDTAAALVEQGGRTWLRTGDLAQRDEDGRYYIVGRAKEMFISGGENVYPIEIERALYDHPAVLECAVVGVPDARWGEVGLAAIVLKSPTSEEELRAFLKSRLAGYKVPKHFFFTTELPKSGPGKILKSILAARFRGEHA; encoded by the coding sequence ATGGAGCTAAACACCAACTGGCTGGCGCGTCTGGCCGAGTACCACCCCAGCCGTCCGGCGGTGCTGTGGCGCGGACGGTGGGTAAGCTACGCTGAGCTATATCAGCGGGCCGAACGAGCGGCCGGGTCACTGGCCGGCCTGGGCATCCAGAAAGGCGACCGGGTAGGGGTTTTGAGCCTGAACCACCTGGGCTACCTCGAGCTCTACTTCGCCGCCCCGCTGCTGGGGTTCATCCCCACCCTGTTCAACCACCGTCTGAGCGAGACCGAGCTACAGGGTTTGCTCGAGTACACCGGCCCCAAAGTGCTTTTCTATGGGGAAGATTTTGCTGCGCTGGCCCGCAGACTACACCCCTCGCCCTTGCCACTGGAGGCCTTGCAAACCCTGCCCAAAGGCCCCCTGCTCCCCTACCAAGCAGCGCTCGAGGACACCGCCCTGATCCTCTTTACCGGCGGCACCACCGGACTGCCCAAAGGCGCCCTGATTCCCTATCGCCAGCTACTGGTCAATGCCTTCCAGACCTCCCTGAGCTGGGGTTTGCGGCCCGAGGATCGCTACATCCTGGCCACACCCATGTTTCACGCCGCTCTCAATGCCTTGGCCACGCCCTTGCTGTACCTGGGAGGTAGTTTGCTCATCCAGGAGAAATTCGACCCCGCCGAGTACCTGCGCTGGGTCTCAGAGCATCAAGTGAGCCTGTTGTTTTTGGTGCCTACCATGTACCAGATGCTCGCCCAGCACCCCGACTTTGCCACGGCCAACCTGCAAAGCGTGCGCTGGGCCATCTCGGGGGGGGCCCCTTGTCCGGCCCCGGTGCGCGAAGCGTTCAAGGCCAAGCAGGTGCGCTTCAAACAAGGCTATGGTCTGACCGAAGCGGGCGTAAACTGCTTTACGCTGGAGTTAGACGAAGCCGAGCAGTTCCCCGAATCGGTGGGCCGACCCATGCCCCACCTGTGGGCCCGGCTGGTCGATGCCAACGGCCAGGAGGCCGATGAAGGCGAGCTATGGCTCTCGGGGCCGGTGGTCATGGCGGGCTATTACGGGCGGCCCCACGATACTGCCGCTGCACTGGTCGAGCAGGGAGGGCGCACCTGGTTGCGCACCGGCGATCTGGCCCAGCGCGACGAGGACGGACGCTACTACATCGTGGGGCGGGCCAAGGAAATGTTCATTTCGGGAGGCGAGAACGTCTATCCCATCGAGATCGAACGGGCCCTCTACGACCACCCCGCGGTGCTGGAGTGCGCGGTGGTGGGGGTGCCCGATGCCCGCTGGGGCGAGGTGGGGCTGGCCGCCATCGTGCTCAAGAGCCCGACCAGTGAAGAGGAGCTCCGGGCCTTCCTGAAAAGCAGACTGGCGGGGTACAAGGTTCCCAAGCATTTTTTCTTTACCACCGAATTGCCCAAAAGCGGCCCCGGCAAAATCCTAAAGAGCATCCTGGCCGCGCGCTTTAGGGGGGAACATGCCTAG